A portion of the Micromonospora vinacea genome contains these proteins:
- the rpe gene encoding ribulose-phosphate 3-epimerase, with product MTVPPPIVAPSILAADFARLAEEVRAVEDAADWLHVDVMDNHFVPNLTIGLPVVQSLRAVTAMPFDVHLMIEDPRRWAPGYADAGAYNVTFHAEASDDPVALAKDLRSAGAKAGLAIDRDTPIEPYLDLLPSFDTLLIMTIKAGFGGQRFIPQLLEKVRTARRHVSAGHLELRIEVDGGIAADTIEQAAAAGADAFVAGTAVYGAADPAEAVRHLRALAERAAPGA from the coding sequence GTGACCGTACCGCCGCCAATCGTCGCGCCGAGCATCCTGGCCGCCGATTTCGCCCGCCTCGCCGAAGAGGTCCGTGCCGTCGAGGACGCCGCGGACTGGTTGCACGTCGACGTGATGGACAACCACTTCGTGCCGAACCTGACCATTGGGCTGCCCGTGGTGCAGAGCCTGCGGGCTGTCACGGCGATGCCCTTCGACGTCCACCTGATGATCGAGGACCCGCGCCGGTGGGCCCCCGGCTACGCCGACGCCGGGGCGTACAACGTCACCTTCCACGCGGAGGCGTCCGACGACCCGGTGGCGTTGGCCAAGGACCTGCGCTCGGCCGGCGCGAAGGCGGGCCTGGCCATCGACCGGGACACCCCGATCGAGCCCTACCTGGACCTGCTGCCCAGCTTCGACACCCTGCTGATCATGACGATCAAGGCGGGCTTCGGTGGGCAGCGGTTCATTCCGCAGCTGCTGGAGAAGGTCCGGACGGCCCGGCGGCACGTGTCGGCCGGGCACCTGGAACTGCGCATCGAGGTCGACGGTGGGATCGCCGCCGACACCATCGAACAGGCGGCCGCCGCGGGCGCCGACGCGTTCGTGGCCGGCACCGCCGTGTACGGGGCCGCCGACCCGGCGGAGGCGGTACGGCACCTGCGGGCACTGGCGGAACGCGCGGCTCCCGGGGCCTGA
- a CDS encoding RsmB/NOP family class I SAM-dependent RNA methyltransferase, whose protein sequence is MTAPEGTRPTRSGPSTGRGGDRRPVRPPMDRPRRAAYEAVAAVHRDDAFANLVLPIILREEGLFGRDAAFATELTYGTLRHVGTLDAILTDAAGRDVARIDPPVRDALRLGAYQLLHTRVPAHAAVSSTVDLVRSVAPGATGFANAVLREVSSRDADAWVAKLAPPMETDPVGHLALAYSHPQWIVRAFSEALDGDLGETARLLIEDNERPPVHLCARPGLIDPVELADQVGGAPGAFSPYAVYLPGGAPGDIPAVVDGRAHVQDEGSQLVAAALADAPLDGPDGRWLDLCAGPGGKAGLLGALAAQRGARVTAVEVAEHRARLVSLATRDLPVAVLTMDGREVGGDPKLPEQHFDRVLVDAPCTGLGSLRRRPESRWRRQPSDLPPLTRLQRELLGAALRAVRPGGLVAYVTCSPHTVETHVTVTEAARRSGVSVDFVDARPLLPAGMPGLGDGPTVQLWPHRHGTDAMFLAVLRRG, encoded by the coding sequence GTGACGGCACCGGAGGGAACCCGACCGACGCGCTCCGGCCCGTCGACCGGCCGTGGCGGGGACCGCCGCCCGGTCCGGCCACCGATGGACCGACCGCGCCGCGCCGCGTACGAGGCGGTGGCGGCGGTGCACCGCGACGACGCGTTCGCCAACCTGGTGCTGCCCATCATCCTGCGCGAGGAGGGGCTGTTCGGTCGGGACGCTGCCTTCGCCACCGAGCTGACCTACGGCACCCTGCGCCACGTGGGCACGTTGGACGCGATCCTGACCGACGCGGCGGGCCGGGACGTGGCCCGGATCGACCCGCCGGTACGCGACGCGCTGCGGCTCGGGGCGTACCAACTGCTGCACACCCGGGTGCCAGCGCACGCCGCGGTCTCGTCGACTGTCGACCTGGTCCGTTCGGTCGCACCGGGCGCCACCGGCTTCGCCAACGCGGTGCTGCGCGAGGTGTCCAGCCGTGACGCGGACGCCTGGGTGGCGAAGCTCGCCCCACCGATGGAGACCGACCCGGTCGGTCACCTCGCGTTGGCGTACAGCCATCCCCAGTGGATCGTGCGGGCCTTCTCCGAGGCGCTCGACGGCGATCTGGGTGAGACGGCCCGCCTCCTGATCGAGGACAATGAGCGTCCGCCGGTGCACCTCTGCGCCCGGCCCGGGCTGATCGACCCGGTCGAGCTGGCCGACCAGGTCGGCGGTGCGCCCGGTGCCTTCTCGCCGTACGCCGTCTATCTGCCCGGTGGCGCGCCGGGCGACATCCCGGCGGTGGTCGACGGCCGTGCCCACGTGCAGGACGAGGGCTCCCAGCTGGTGGCCGCCGCACTCGCCGACGCGCCGTTGGACGGCCCGGACGGGCGTTGGCTGGACCTGTGCGCCGGCCCGGGTGGCAAGGCCGGCCTGCTCGGCGCGCTGGCCGCGCAGCGGGGTGCCCGGGTGACAGCGGTCGAGGTGGCCGAGCACCGGGCTCGGCTGGTCTCCCTGGCGACCCGGGACCTGCCGGTGGCCGTGCTGACCATGGACGGCCGTGAGGTCGGCGGCGACCCGAAGCTGCCCGAGCAGCACTTCGACCGGGTGCTGGTGGACGCGCCGTGCACGGGGCTGGGCTCGCTGCGTCGTCGGCCGGAGTCGCGCTGGCGTCGCCAGCCGTCCGACCTGCCGCCGCTGACCCGGCTGCAACGGGAGTTGCTCGGCGCGGCACTGCGGGCGGTCCGCCCGGGCGGCCTGGTCGCCTACGTCACCTGCTCGCCGCACACCGTCGAGACGCACGTGACGGTCACCGAGGCGGCCCGCCGCAGCGGGGTTTCGGTGGACTTCGTGGACGCCCGGCCGCTGCTGCCGGCCGGCATGCCCGGTCTCGGTGACGGGCCGACCGTGCAGCTCTGGCCACACCGCCACGGCACCGACGCGATGTTCCTCGCCGTCCTGCGCCGAGGCTGA
- a CDS encoding response regulator, with protein sequence MEPEADRKDIILVVDDDEDIARFVEFNLRLHGFEVIHASDGQEALEVIERQRPDLAVVDLMMPRIDGLELTRRLRADPMTSALPVIMLTAKGMTVDKVHGLSAGADDYLVKPFDTAELVARVSSTLRRNKEFREVSPLTGLPGNSRIRREISDRVRQGVDYAVGYVDIDRFKSVNDRYGFVRGDDFISALARSLHRAVVGVGLPPAFLGHVGGDDFVIVCAPDQVRPLTSQAVVDFENTADTLYDPTDRERGFVELKDRRGNIRRAALVTLSIGVSLSDAGKRFSDPLEAIAMASEMKTVAKSQPGSYVAVDRRRGVT encoded by the coding sequence GTGGAGCCCGAGGCCGACCGCAAGGACATCATTCTCGTCGTGGACGACGACGAGGACATCGCTCGTTTCGTCGAGTTCAACCTGCGGCTGCACGGCTTCGAGGTGATCCACGCCAGCGACGGCCAGGAGGCGCTGGAGGTCATCGAGCGCCAGCGACCGGACCTCGCCGTGGTCGACCTCATGATGCCCCGGATCGACGGGCTTGAGCTGACCCGGCGGCTACGCGCCGACCCGATGACCTCGGCCCTTCCGGTGATCATGCTGACGGCCAAGGGGATGACCGTCGACAAGGTGCACGGGCTCAGCGCCGGCGCGGACGACTACCTGGTCAAGCCGTTCGACACCGCCGAACTGGTGGCCCGGGTCTCGTCCACGCTGCGCCGCAACAAGGAGTTCCGGGAGGTCTCGCCGCTGACCGGGCTGCCCGGCAACAGCCGGATCCGCCGGGAGATCAGCGACCGGGTCCGGCAGGGCGTGGACTACGCGGTCGGCTACGTCGACATCGACCGGTTCAAGAGCGTCAACGACCGGTACGGCTTCGTCCGTGGCGACGACTTCATCTCCGCGCTGGCCCGCAGCCTGCACCGGGCGGTGGTGGGCGTCGGACTGCCACCGGCCTTCCTCGGCCACGTCGGCGGTGACGACTTCGTCATCGTCTGCGCCCCGGACCAGGTGCGCCCGCTGACCTCCCAGGCGGTGGTCGACTTCGAGAACACCGCCGACACGCTCTACGACCCGACCGACCGGGAGCGGGGCTTCGTCGAGTTGAAGGACCGCCGCGGCAACATCCGGCGCGCGGCCCTGGTCACGCTCTCCATCGGGGTCTCGCTCTCCGACGCCGGCAAGCGGTTCTCCGACCCCCTCGAAGCGATCGCGATGGCCTCGGAGATGAAGACGGTCGCCAAGAGCCAACCGGGCTCGTACGTGGCGGTGGACCGGCGTCGCGGCGTCACCTGA
- the ribD gene encoding bifunctional diaminohydroxyphosphoribosylaminopyrimidine deaminase/5-amino-6-(5-phosphoribosylamino)uracil reductase RibD has translation MASVSVDEAMRRAIELAARGLGTTSPNPVVGCVLLDEDGEVVGEGFHAYAGGPHAEIVALAQAGRRAKGGTAVVTLEPCDHTGRTGPCSSALVQAGVGRVVIAVPDPNPVASGGAATLRAAGVRVDLGVRGEEAEAGNVAWLTSMRRGWPYVIWKYAATLDGRSAAADGTSMWITSEAARIDVHALRGTVDAVIAGVGTVLADDPRLTARNLRDGSLAIRQPLRVVVDSSGRTPADAKVRDGAARTWIATADEVGADPDGRVDLSALLAALHQRGVRAVLLEGGPRLAGAFLEAGLVDKIVGYVAPRLLGAGPTALVDAGVTTIAEAIDLEFVDVTQIGPDIRITALPRKREG, from the coding sequence ATGGCCAGCGTCTCCGTTGATGAGGCGATGCGGCGTGCGATCGAGTTGGCGGCGCGCGGGCTCGGCACCACCAGCCCCAACCCGGTGGTCGGGTGCGTGCTGCTCGACGAGGACGGCGAGGTCGTGGGCGAGGGTTTCCACGCGTACGCCGGCGGGCCGCACGCCGAGATCGTCGCGCTGGCACAGGCCGGGCGGCGGGCCAAGGGTGGCACGGCTGTCGTCACTCTGGAGCCCTGCGACCACACCGGCCGCACCGGTCCCTGCAGTTCCGCGCTGGTCCAGGCGGGGGTGGGCCGGGTGGTCATCGCCGTGCCCGATCCCAACCCGGTCGCCTCCGGTGGCGCCGCCACCCTGCGCGCCGCCGGGGTCCGGGTCGACCTGGGGGTACGCGGCGAGGAGGCCGAGGCCGGCAACGTCGCGTGGCTGACCTCGATGCGCCGGGGCTGGCCGTACGTGATCTGGAAGTACGCCGCCACCCTCGACGGGCGCTCCGCCGCGGCGGACGGCACCAGCATGTGGATCACCTCGGAGGCGGCACGGATCGACGTGCACGCGCTGCGCGGCACTGTCGACGCGGTCATCGCCGGGGTGGGCACCGTGCTCGCCGACGACCCCCGGTTGACAGCCCGCAACCTGCGCGACGGCAGCCTGGCCATCCGGCAGCCGCTGCGGGTGGTGGTGGACAGCTCGGGGCGTACCCCGGCTGACGCCAAGGTCCGCGACGGCGCCGCGCGGACGTGGATCGCGACCGCCGACGAGGTCGGCGCCGACCCGGACGGCCGGGTCGACCTGTCGGCGCTGCTCGCGGCGCTGCACCAGCGCGGGGTCCGCGCGGTGCTGCTGGAGGGCGGCCCCCGGCTGGCCGGCGCGTTCCTGGAGGCCGGCCTGGTCGACAAGATCGTCGGGTACGTCGCGCCGCGATTGCTCGGCGCCGGTCCGACCGCTCTGGTCGACGCGGGAGTGACCACCATCGCCGAGGCAATCGATCTGGAGTTCGTCGACGTTACGCAGATCGGTCCGGATATCCGGATCACCGCTTTGCCCCGCAAACGGGAGGGCTGA
- the def gene encoding peptide deformylase — MTVQPIRLFGDPVLRTPADPVVDFDAELRRLVADLTDTMREQNGAGLAAPQLGVSLRVFTFDVDDVLGHLINPVLEFPDEEEQDGPEGCLSIPGLYFDTKRRQNVVAKGFSSFGDPVQIVGTGLMARCVQHETDHLDGVLFLDRLDPEGRKEAMKAIRQAEWYDAAAPPTVKLSPHISDPFGLGR; from the coding sequence GTGACCGTCCAGCCCATCCGTCTGTTTGGGGATCCGGTGCTGCGCACGCCGGCCGATCCGGTCGTCGACTTCGACGCCGAGCTACGTCGGCTCGTCGCCGACCTCACCGACACGATGCGTGAGCAGAACGGCGCCGGCCTGGCCGCGCCGCAACTCGGTGTGAGCCTGCGGGTGTTCACCTTCGACGTCGACGACGTCCTCGGGCATCTGATCAACCCGGTGTTGGAGTTCCCCGACGAGGAGGAGCAGGACGGCCCGGAGGGCTGCCTGTCGATCCCCGGGCTCTACTTCGACACCAAGCGTCGGCAGAACGTCGTCGCCAAGGGCTTCAGCTCGTTCGGCGACCCCGTGCAGATCGTCGGCACCGGCCTGATGGCGCGCTGCGTGCAGCACGAGACCGACCACCTCGACGGGGTGCTCTTCCTGGACCGACTGGACCCGGAGGGCCGCAAGGAGGCCATGAAGGCGATCCGCCAGGCCGAGTGGTACGACGCGGCGGCCCCGCCCACTGTCAAGCTCAGCCCGCACATCAGCGACCCCTTCGGTCTGGGGCGCTGA
- a CDS encoding ATP-binding protein has translation MSEQWVPSGTHQTSHGLPAAFELARAATEAQTLPELAGLLRQLRRREARQQGETLLTYRQLAAKTGWSRGIIGEYFAGNILPPPERFDALIRLLGATPAEQGVLATARDRVEERRRRPNRDHASTGRAVVRARAGGPRTGTPYPRFPVPRQLPPALPGFVGRATQLAQLDAECAGAVTPEGDGVASVTLMTLSGTAGVGKTTLAVTWAHRVADRFPDGQLYVDLRGFDSTGTVVTAVEAVRGFLEALEVPPERIPTHLPAQVGLYRSLLAGRRMLVLLDNARDADQVRPLLVGSSSCLVLVTSRNRLAGLVATEGARPIGVDLLSTAEAWQLLARRLGADRLAAEPQAVDEIIERCARLPLALAVLAARGAEKPAFPLAALAAELRAAPRPLDSFDGGDAGTDVQAVFSWSYRSLTPQAARVFRLFGCHPGPDMGFAAAASLAGLPRAQVPRLLAELAHAHLVTEHTPGRFGAHDLLRAYAAEQVERLEPAQARRAAIRRGLDHYLHTAHAAALLLQPGRDPVTLAAVAPGVVPEEIADLGQALAWFSVEYPVLLAAVAHARRSGFDSHAWQLAWTLVDFLQRRGRWPDLAVAQRNALAGAQRAGDRPGQANAHRDLARVLSRLGRVNEAARSYRQALVIFAELGDHTGQARTHRAFGAMFDGLGRHAESLEQSERALALYRAAGHIAGEASARNAVGWAHAQLGQYAPALGHCRAALALLRTTGDRHGEANTWDSLGFIHAQLGDHRAAIRCFQRALGLYRRVSDRYDEADTLSRLGESRRAVGDAAGAARTWRRAVGILDDLGHPDAERVRDLLAGECAGDAGHTGGG, from the coding sequence ATGTCTGAGCAGTGGGTACCTTCCGGCACTCATCAGACGTCACACGGGCTGCCCGCAGCGTTCGAGCTGGCCCGCGCCGCCACCGAGGCGCAGACACTGCCCGAGTTGGCCGGGTTGCTGCGCCAGCTGCGCCGCCGCGAAGCCCGTCAGCAGGGCGAGACCCTGCTGACGTACCGGCAGCTGGCCGCGAAGACCGGCTGGTCGCGCGGGATCATCGGGGAGTACTTCGCCGGCAACATCCTGCCGCCACCGGAGCGGTTCGACGCCCTCATCCGACTGCTCGGGGCGACCCCCGCCGAGCAGGGGGTGCTGGCCACCGCGCGGGACCGGGTCGAGGAACGACGTCGACGCCCTAACCGGGACCACGCGAGCACCGGGCGGGCGGTCGTTCGGGCCAGGGCCGGCGGCCCGCGCACCGGTACGCCGTACCCCCGTTTCCCGGTGCCCCGCCAACTGCCCCCGGCGCTGCCCGGGTTCGTCGGACGCGCGACCCAACTCGCGCAGCTCGATGCGGAGTGCGCCGGCGCCGTGACGCCCGAGGGCGACGGCGTGGCGTCGGTCACCCTCATGACGCTGTCCGGTACGGCGGGAGTCGGCAAGACGACCCTCGCCGTCACCTGGGCACACCGGGTCGCTGATCGCTTCCCGGACGGCCAGCTCTACGTCGACCTGCGCGGGTTCGACTCCACCGGAACGGTGGTGACGGCGGTCGAGGCGGTTCGAGGCTTCCTGGAGGCACTTGAGGTGCCACCCGAACGCATCCCCACCCACCTGCCCGCGCAGGTGGGCCTCTACCGCAGCCTGCTCGCCGGACGCCGGATGCTGGTGCTGCTGGACAACGCCCGCGACGCCGACCAGGTCCGGCCCCTGCTGGTCGGCAGCTCGAGCTGCCTGGTCCTGGTCACCAGCCGCAACCGGCTCGCCGGCCTGGTCGCCACCGAGGGTGCCCGGCCGATCGGCGTCGACCTGCTCAGCACCGCCGAGGCCTGGCAACTGTTGGCCCGGCGGCTCGGCGCGGACCGGTTGGCCGCCGAGCCGCAGGCGGTCGACGAGATCATCGAGCGGTGTGCGCGGCTGCCGCTGGCGCTGGCCGTGCTCGCCGCCAGAGGCGCGGAGAAGCCGGCGTTCCCACTGGCCGCCCTCGCGGCAGAACTGCGGGCGGCACCGCGACCGCTCGACTCGTTCGACGGTGGGGATGCCGGGACCGACGTGCAGGCCGTCTTCTCCTGGTCGTACCGGAGCCTGACGCCGCAGGCGGCACGCGTGTTCCGGCTCTTCGGCTGCCATCCCGGACCGGACATGGGCTTCGCGGCAGCGGCCAGTCTGGCCGGGCTGCCCCGGGCCCAGGTGCCCCGACTGCTGGCGGAACTGGCTCACGCGCACCTCGTCACCGAGCACACCCCCGGCCGGTTCGGCGCGCACGACCTGCTCCGGGCGTACGCGGCCGAGCAGGTCGAACGTCTCGAACCGGCGCAGGCCCGACGGGCCGCGATCCGGCGCGGGTTGGACCACTACCTGCACACCGCGCACGCGGCGGCGCTGCTGCTGCAACCGGGCCGGGACCCGGTCACCCTCGCCGCCGTCGCACCGGGTGTGGTGCCCGAGGAGATCGCCGACCTCGGTCAGGCGCTGGCCTGGTTCAGCGTCGAGTATCCGGTGCTGCTGGCTGCGGTCGCCCACGCGAGGCGGTCCGGGTTCGACAGCCATGCGTGGCAGCTGGCCTGGACACTCGTGGACTTCCTGCAACGCCGGGGGCGGTGGCCGGACCTGGCCGTGGCCCAGCGGAACGCCCTGGCCGGGGCGCAGCGGGCCGGCGACCGACCCGGGCAGGCGAACGCCCACCGCGACCTCGCCCGGGTGCTGTCCCGGCTGGGTCGGGTGAACGAGGCGGCGAGGAGCTACCGCCAGGCCCTGGTGATCTTCGCGGAGCTGGGTGACCACACCGGGCAGGCGCGTACCCACCGGGCGTTCGGGGCGATGTTCGACGGGCTCGGCCGGCACGCCGAGTCGCTGGAGCAGAGCGAGCGCGCCCTGGCGCTGTACCGGGCCGCCGGGCACATCGCCGGGGAGGCCAGCGCCCGCAACGCGGTGGGGTGGGCGCACGCCCAACTCGGCCAGTACGCGCCGGCGCTCGGGCACTGCCGGGCGGCGTTGGCGCTGCTGCGGACGACAGGCGACCGGCACGGTGAGGCGAACACCTGGGACAGCCTCGGCTTCATCCACGCCCAGTTGGGTGACCACCGTGCGGCGATCCGCTGTTTCCAGCGGGCGCTCGGGCTGTACCGGCGGGTCAGCGACCGCTACGACGAGGCGGACACCCTGTCCCGGCTCGGCGAGAGCCGGCGGGCCGTGGGGGATGCGGCCGGCGCCGCGCGTACCTGGCGTCGTGCTGTGGGCATCCTCGACGATCTCGGTCATCCGGACGCCGAGCGGGTGCGGGACCTGTTGGCCGGGGAGTGCGCCGGTGACGCTGGGCACACCGGCGGTGGTTGA
- the fmt gene encoding methionyl-tRNA formyltransferase — MRVIFAGTPAVAVPALAAVAASRHELVAVVTRPDAPAGRGRGLSRSPVGEWADEHGVEVLTPARPRDPEFLDRLRELEPDCVPVVAYGALVPPAALEIPRHGWINLHFSLLPAWRGAAPVQHAVLHGDELTGASVFQLEEGLDTGPVYGTLTDEIRAADTSGDLLGRLADSGAGLLVAVLDAIDDGTARAEPQPADGVSLAPKLTVDDARVRWSDPAFAVDRRIRACTPAPGGWTTFRDERVKLGPVVPVPDGPELKPGELLVEKSRVLAGTATVPVRLGEVRAAGKRAMSATDWARGVRVGTGEEFA; from the coding sequence ATGCGCGTGATCTTCGCCGGCACGCCGGCTGTCGCCGTGCCCGCCCTGGCCGCCGTCGCCGCGTCCCGACACGAGCTGGTGGCCGTGGTCACCCGGCCCGACGCGCCCGCCGGGCGTGGGCGGGGTCTGTCCCGCTCCCCGGTCGGCGAGTGGGCCGACGAGCACGGCGTCGAGGTGCTCACGCCCGCCCGTCCCCGCGACCCGGAGTTCCTCGACCGGCTGCGCGAGCTGGAGCCGGACTGCGTGCCGGTGGTCGCCTACGGCGCGCTGGTGCCGCCGGCGGCCCTGGAGATCCCCCGGCACGGCTGGATCAACCTGCACTTCTCCCTGCTGCCCGCGTGGCGGGGCGCCGCACCCGTGCAGCACGCCGTGCTGCACGGGGACGAGCTGACCGGTGCCAGCGTCTTCCAGTTGGAGGAGGGCCTGGACACCGGCCCGGTCTACGGCACGCTGACCGACGAGATCCGCGCCGCCGACACCTCCGGTGACCTGCTGGGGCGGCTCGCCGATTCCGGCGCCGGGCTGCTGGTGGCGGTGCTCGACGCGATCGACGACGGCACCGCCCGGGCCGAGCCGCAGCCGGCCGACGGGGTGTCGCTGGCGCCGAAGCTGACAGTGGACGACGCGCGGGTGCGCTGGAGTGACCCGGCCTTCGCCGTGGACCGGCGGATCCGGGCCTGCACGCCCGCACCGGGCGGCTGGACGACCTTCCGCGACGAGCGGGTGAAGCTCGGCCCGGTCGTTCCGGTGCCCGACGGCCCCGAGCTGAAGCCGGGGGAGTTGCTGGTGGAGAAGTCCCGGGTGCTGGCCGGCACGGCGACTGTGCCGGTGCGTCTCGGCGAGGTCCGCGCCGCGGGCAAGCGGGCCATGAGCGCCACCGACTGGGCGCGCGGCGTCCGGGTCGGCACTGGAGAGGAATTCGCGTGA
- a CDS encoding riboflavin synthase: MFTGIIEELGEIVRVAPTAGDSALLGVRGPLVTSDARHGDSIAVNGVCLTVVEVADGVFTADVMGETLRRSALGALRPGDPVNLERAAALGSRLGGHLVQGHVDGVGELISREPAEQWETVRFRLPAALSRYVVEKGSITIDGVSLTVAAVGADEFAVGLIPTTLKLTTLGAKGVGDPVNLEVDVLAKYVERLLGDRLTDARGVASNPGGVA; this comes from the coding sequence ATGTTCACTGGCATCATCGAGGAATTGGGCGAGATTGTCCGGGTCGCGCCGACGGCGGGCGATTCGGCGCTGCTCGGCGTACGCGGCCCGCTGGTCACGTCCGACGCCCGGCACGGCGACTCGATCGCCGTCAACGGTGTCTGCCTGACCGTCGTGGAGGTGGCCGACGGGGTCTTCACCGCCGACGTGATGGGGGAGACGCTGCGTCGCTCCGCGCTGGGCGCGCTGCGCCCCGGCGACCCGGTCAACCTGGAGCGGGCCGCAGCGCTCGGCAGCCGGCTCGGCGGGCACCTGGTGCAGGGCCACGTCGACGGCGTCGGCGAACTGATCTCCCGCGAGCCGGCCGAGCAGTGGGAGACCGTCCGGTTCCGACTGCCCGCCGCCCTGTCCCGGTACGTGGTGGAGAAGGGCTCGATCACCATCGACGGTGTCTCGTTGACGGTGGCCGCCGTCGGCGCGGACGAGTTCGCCGTCGGGCTGATCCCGACCACGCTCAAGCTGACCACGCTCGGCGCGAAGGGCGTCGGCGACCCGGTCAACCTGGAGGTCGACGTGCTGGCCAAGTACGTCGAGCGGCTGCTCGGCGACCGGCTCACCGACGCTCGCGGGGTGGCCTCGAACCCGGGCGGAGTGGCCTGA
- a CDS encoding septum formation family protein, which translates to MRRWLPALVLAGVTTMLLAGCAPARGADGDLTDDWPTLRVPKPFTPATDTCLPRIAAVVQASTYETVDCARNHLAETIHVGTFVGPDALTEARPEPGSSALRTARAECDQRARQVLGGDWHTARLALSLALPSAPAWAGGARWFRCDLSETGSIDNTRPVNRTGSLRGALIGDSPLTHRCFDPKLIGDNLNYMAPVLCTEPHRAEFVGVYEERDMSWAEFAKSAEQAHQRCMALIAEYAAVPNNSELPYRAGSIYYPPSQREWEEGDRGVRCFLWSDDRKLTRSMRGAGPEGLPAI; encoded by the coding sequence ATGCGACGGTGGCTTCCAGCGCTGGTGCTGGCCGGCGTCACCACGATGCTGCTGGCCGGCTGCGCGCCAGCGCGGGGCGCGGACGGCGATCTCACCGACGACTGGCCGACGCTGCGGGTGCCGAAGCCGTTCACCCCCGCCACCGACACCTGTCTGCCGCGGATCGCCGCTGTGGTGCAGGCCAGCACGTACGAGACGGTGGACTGCGCGCGTAACCACCTGGCCGAGACCATCCACGTCGGCACCTTCGTCGGGCCCGACGCGCTGACCGAGGCCCGACCGGAGCCCGGGTCGTCGGCGCTGCGCACGGCTCGCGCCGAGTGCGACCAGCGGGCCCGGCAGGTGCTCGGCGGCGACTGGCACACCGCCCGACTCGCGCTCTCCCTCGCGCTGCCGTCCGCGCCCGCCTGGGCTGGCGGCGCCCGCTGGTTCCGCTGCGACCTCAGCGAGACCGGCAGCATCGACAACACCCGCCCGGTGAACCGCACCGGCAGCCTGCGCGGCGCGCTGATCGGCGACTCGCCGCTGACCCACCGCTGCTTCGACCCCAAGCTGATCGGCGACAACCTCAACTACATGGCGCCGGTGCTCTGCACCGAGCCGCACCGCGCCGAGTTCGTGGGCGTCTACGAGGAGCGGGACATGAGCTGGGCGGAGTTCGCCAAGTCCGCCGAGCAGGCGCACCAGCGCTGCATGGCGCTGATCGCCGAGTACGCGGCGGTGCCCAACAACAGCGAGCTGCCGTACCGGGCCGGGTCCATCTACTACCCGCCGTCCCAACGGGAGTGGGAGGAGGGCGACCGTGGAGTGCGCTGTTTCCTGTGGAGCGACGACCGCAAACTCACCCGCTCGATGCGCGGCGCCGGCCCCGAGGGACTGCCCGCGATCTGA
- a CDS encoding septum formation family protein, whose translation MRRWLAALAGGGALVLALAGCGAPAGVDRDLIDDWPAPVAAQQFVPAADVCHHSSQQVGFLTGYNPTACTEAHRVETMHVGTLTGRGAEGGTPPQPGSAGMRAAQAGCDTAVNKAVGADWRSGRLGLTVVLPSPPAWSGGARWYRCDVTEISSIDDTAVDLRTGSLRGALSGAAPLAYRCFNPKMVKDNIDEMVPVSCTAKHHAEFVGVWQAPDTSYAEFTRGTKRTHQACQTMIARYAKVPDNSQLDFRAGTIYYQPYEEEWRNGNRGVQCFLWISDRNLTRSMKNAGTKGLPVT comes from the coding sequence ATGCGACGGTGGTTGGCGGCGTTGGCCGGGGGTGGGGCGCTGGTCCTGGCGCTGGCCGGGTGCGGCGCACCCGCCGGAGTCGACCGTGACCTCATCGACGACTGGCCGGCGCCCGTCGCGGCGCAGCAGTTCGTCCCCGCCGCCGACGTCTGCCACCACAGCTCCCAGCAGGTCGGCTTCCTGACCGGCTACAACCCGACGGCGTGCACCGAGGCGCACCGGGTGGAGACCATGCACGTCGGCACCCTCACCGGCCGGGGCGCCGAGGGCGGCACTCCCCCGCAGCCCGGCTCGGCCGGCATGCGGGCCGCGCAGGCCGGATGCGACACGGCGGTGAACAAGGCGGTGGGCGCCGACTGGCGGTCCGGGCGGCTCGGCCTGACCGTCGTGCTGCCGTCGCCGCCGGCCTGGTCGGGCGGGGCACGCTGGTACCGCTGCGACGTCACCGAGATCTCCAGCATCGACGACACCGCTGTCGACCTGCGCACCGGCAGCCTCCGGGGCGCGTTGTCCGGCGCCGCCCCGCTGGCGTACCGCTGTTTCAACCCGAAGATGGTCAAGGACAACATCGACGAGATGGTGCCGGTCTCCTGCACCGCCAAGCACCACGCCGAGTTCGTCGGCGTCTGGCAGGCACCGGACACCAGCTACGCCGAGTTCACCCGCGGCACCAAGCGGACCCACCAGGCCTGCCAGACGATGATCGCCAGGTACGCCAAGGTCCCGGACAACTCGCAGCTCGACTTCCGCGCCGGCACGATCTACTACCAGCCGTACGAGGAGGAGTGGCGCAACGGCAACCGGGGCGTGCAGTGCTTCCTCTGGATCTCCGACCGGAACCTGACCCGCTCGATGAAGAACGCCGGCACCAAGGGGCTCCCCGTCACCTGA